A genome region from Triticum aestivum cultivar Chinese Spring chromosome 2B, IWGSC CS RefSeq v2.1, whole genome shotgun sequence includes the following:
- the LOC123043234 gene encoding verprolin, with protein MKWYSRSRSVPATPRGLPADAIAGGNPGPGCMSMVHYLIFAPGAGCVGRPPSNDSAAAAVVSGSHKLSSSSPASHQKGLEAPRNSLELDADQLRDIQIGVQVEPAFDALAVAGRRSTGSRATAPPSEAGTPRTPSLVARLMGIDGLPDDACSPSPGLKKGTNNPKAAAAAVKEKKKRVIPESMNRQPLRSLSCNVGAGDARSLPDTPRASASSARTASAWDVVDRPRLSLQVLKENVLDRAAQYMSMPTSPTSAKKKKDRRDGDAVGHRRRDAKEHAREIVRQAKETVTNRKSGGKQKPTAASAGSNDKENAIPFAVEDKKMVVVQAPATAGSIVAPTAPPTPQAKAQADQQQPHAPRLPPPPPPMRAKPTRPPPPPPPPDHPIPTTSTRAAPLSPQAVLCKRPPDGCERFATRVKKPPAETTIEKAAPPSSPSAVAGATAPAASSHARVVDQHHRRRLLLPAVASTSSSSSSLEDDPEYGYLRTVLERGGFMRAVPPPHRPFKGHSMSSPVDPIVFHLLELDLPADDADDRRQGPLRHRWNRKLLFHLTQEIIADLLHLDDHSASSSTRPHGPALLSKLWSTVKAFPAADCRVVGDIDALVALDLDSASVRGLAQHPAVAEEAGDVAEDVAELVLDALLRESLPPSRSRSPARAPR; from the exons ATGAAGTGGTACTCGCGGAGCCGCTCCGTGCCGGCCACGCCCAGGGGCCTCccggccgacgccatcgccggcgGCAACCCCGGCCCCGGCTGCATGTCCATGGTCCACTACCTCATCTTCGCCCCCGGCGCCGGCTGCGTCGGCCGCCCTCCCTCCaacgactccgccgccgccgccgtcgtctccggctcccACAAGCTCAGCTCCTCCTCTCCCGCCTCCCACCAGAAAG GGCTGGAGGCGCCGAGGAACAGCCTGGAGCTGGACGCGGACCAGCTGCGGGACATCCAGATCGGCGTGCAGGTCGAGCCGGCCTTCGACGCGCTGGCGGTGGCCGGGAGGCGGAGCACCGGCAGCAGGGCCACCGCGCCGCCGTCCGAGGCCGGGACCCCGCGCACGCCCAGCCTCGTCGCGCGCCTCATGGGCATCGACGGCCTCCCCGACGACGCCTGCTCGCCGTCGCCAGGCCTCAAGAAGGGCACCAATAATCCCAAAGCGGCTGCGGCGGCCGTCAAGGAAAAGAAGAAGCGGGTCATCCCGGAGTCCATGAATCGGCAGCCGCTGCGGAGCCTCAGCTGCAACGTCGGCGCCGGCGACGCCAGGTCGCTCCCGGACACGCCGCGTGCGTCCGCCTCGTCAGCCAGGACGGCCTCCGCGTGGGACGTGGTGGACCGCCCGCGGCTGTCGTTGCAGGTGCTCAAGGAGAACGTGCTCGACCGGGCGGCGCAGTACATGTCCATGCCCACGTCGCCGACgtcggccaagaagaagaaggataggaGGGACGGGGACGCCGTGGGGCACCGGCGGAGGGACGCCAAGGAGCACGCGCGCGAGATCGTCAGGCAGGCCAAGGAGACCGTCACCAACCGCAAGTCCGGCGGCAAGCAGAAGCCGACGGCGGCGAGCGCCGGCAGCAACGACAAGGAGAACGCGATTCCGTTTGCGGTGGAGGACAAGAAGATGGTGGTGGTCCAAGCTCCAGCGACAGCAGGCTCCATCGTCGCACCGACCGCGCCGCCGACGCCGCAGGCCAAAGCACAAGCTGATCAGCAGCAGCCACACGCCCCGAGGCTcccaccgcccccgccgccgaTGCGCGCGAAGCCAACGCGGCCacctcctccgccaccgccaccggatCATCCAATTCCAACCACGTCGACCAGAGCGGCGCCGCTGTCGCCGCAGGCCGTCCTGTGCAAGCGCCCACCGGACGGGTGCGAGCGCTTCGCGACGCGGGTCAAGAAGCCGCCGGCCGAGACAACGATTGAAAAGGCGGCACCACCGTCGTCTCCCTCCGCAGTCGCAGGAGCCACCGCGCCGGCGGCGAGCTCGCACGCGCGCGTCGTCGACCAGCACCACCGCCGCAGATTACTTCTTCCCGCCGTGGCGTCCacatcgtcgtcgtcctcgtcgctGGAGGACGACCCTGAATACGGCTACCTGCGGACGGTGCTGGAGCGCGGCGGGTTCATGCGCGCagtgccgccgccgcaccggccgttCAAGGGCCACTCCATGTCATCCCCGGTGGACCCGATCGTGTTCCACCTCCTGGAGCTGGACCTCCCCGCGGACGACGCCGACGACCGCCGCCAAGGCCCGCTCCGGCACCGGTGGAACCGGAAGCTCCTCTTCCACCTCACCCAAGAAATCATCGCCGACCTCCTCCACCTCGACGACCACAGCGCCTCCTCCTCAACAAGACCGCACGGGCCGGCGCTGCTATCCAAGTTATGGAGCACGGTGAAGGCGTTCCCGGCGGCGGACTGCAGGGTGGTGGGCGACATCGACGCGCTGGTGGCACTGGACCTGGACTCGGCGAGCGTGCGGGGGCTGGCGCAGCAcccggcggtggcggaggaggccggcgacgtGGCGGAGGACGTGGCGGAGCTGGTCCTGGACGCGCTCCTCAGGGAATCTCTCCCTCCGTCCCGGTCGCGGTCGCCGGCACGTGCGCCGAGGTAG